CCTTAAGGCCATctttgcaacttcccgctaattcttagatatatctaagcgcttgaaattgcacttgtaaCGCTATCGTTatcgagctcttcgagctccaAATTTACAagttatgtgttattttgagctctcctaGCTCAAAGCGGTTgctgttctatgcttttgagctcttcgagctcatattTTGCGTCTGACATATCTATTATTAATCTATAattgtgttaattaatttaaaataatttaaatgacacaataagaaggttattattatttttatgatatatttatttttaacttcccgctaagaaaatcgaagattttcaaaaatagggaagttattattttcaccccgtttttcaaaaatcgagttttcatcagatctcgacgtttgaaggtcataggaagcttccctgactactcccgcgaggttgtcatggcgtgtgtgtgtgtgtgtgggggggggggggaaatatgtgaaccgcttataacttttgaacggctcatccgattttatcgcggttggtgccatttgaaagggcttggccaaacttagatttcctgttaatttgaaccgattcggaccgatacattttgagaaatttggagaaatcttaaaaaaactaagaaaaaaaattttttcaaatgtggtttttttttgataacttttaaacggctccaccgatcgattccaaaaactattcagctctagacaataaaaaaccacgtcgatcgctatcaagctggtcgaaatcggttaattcgttcgagagatatcgtgaacgaaagaaaaccgaaaaaagtgttttttcgaaattactccgaaatttttggttctatctattaaaatctgaaaattCGTTATGAGGCTGATAAAATTGCGTctaatgccgccaaccgcgtgaaaatcgattgatccattcaaaagttattgcggtttgaaaattccaaaagtagtgttctatgaaacttctatcagacttttgagctcgaagagctcaaatgcatagaaatactatctctttgagctcagcgaGCTAAAAATaccacataaattatattttaagctcaaaaatctcaaaaacgtcataagtgcaatttttaagcgcccaggtatggaattagcgggaagttgcagggatggcctttagggtgaaccgttttactaattttttatctaaataaatGATCAAATTCATGGAGAACTAATTGAGAGCAATATTATGTcactcaattatttatttattttttttttattatattgacaGTACTTTTAtcttggataaaattttatcccggattgaaaaactaacccttaatatgttcatttaaaaatgagaaatatttgtatttaatttttaaattacattttttatgaatgactaaccaaattttcaattatgaatcaaaaaaactcaattcaaaacgttcaataatttttaattacactaatttttagttataaaacttatttaaattgcagtaattaatacaaatcacaaggctgatcactagtctataaacctattagaAGTTatagtgctgttaaaattatacggctCCAGCCTGTTCAAGTTTTGGGTACcgctttaaaaatttggaggtatagttgaacgctaaaatttaatataaaaattatagtttatttcttccaaaaaatatatgttatttagaaaagactatttcattagatgctacaatttttttacttaaaatgatgatatacctttttttttactgattgtttacctttttcatgaaaaaaaatagcatctatcggGGATTCTCGACATGtaaacttttaagttaataaaaatataattgttttgatttataattgaaaaaaacttacagaaatcaattactgtatcatttaataattacaatatgcgcatattactcataataaatttacgaattttctataataacaattcgaaaagtctgttcaagtactggtccCATTTATATAAGTGTCCtttatcttaatttaaattctaatctGTTGAAGGTTGAAGACCCGGTAAAGTCTGATGAGGTTAAATTGGTGTACATGTGTGGAGCATGTTCAAATTGTTTTCCCTCTATGGAGGACTGTAGGGAGCACATGATCAAGGATCACCAGCTGACTGAAGGGGAAGGTGCTGTTGATGCTGATGAAGAGAAACAAGACATAAAAAGAATTGAAGATCCGCCGGCTCAGAAAGagatcaagaaaattaataataaattggtTAGCAAGGTTAGCAAGTCTACAAATGATGAGTACgctagtaataaaaaaaaattagagactAAGGAGCGTAATGTTAAGTGTAATTACCGAGGATGTATTCATAAATTCAGCAGCGAGGAGCTTATGCAGAAGCACGTGCTCTGTCATGTTGATTCTCAGAATGCGAATGTTTTTAAATGCAACACTTGCACGGACTTGATGTTCACTAAATGGAGATCTTGCTGCATGCACCTCTGGAAGAAACACAATGTAGACATTGATTTGCTCTGCTGTAGTGTCTGCAAGAGTTATAAAAGTGTCTCAAGTGTCAAGCTGCTGACACACATGCGAGTCCACAGCGAGAATAAAGATTACGAGTGTCCGGAATGCGGAAAGTGTTTTAAGCAAGCGAGCCAGCTCAGGAACCACCGGATCATGCACATGGACCGCAAGTCTGCTGACGCTCCCAGGTGGTACACTTCTAAGACTTGCGAGATGTGCGGTAAGACTTATGCGGATTCAAAGTGCTTGAAGAATCATATTCAGGCGGTTCATTCTAAGCTCAGGCCGTATGTTTGCACGGTTTGTGGGCACTCTAGTGCGAGGAAAGCTATGCTACAGATGCACCTGAGGCAACATACGGGGGACAAACCTTTTAATTGTGACAAATGTCCTTTTAAGACGGGAGATCATAATTCTTTGAGGAGGCATATTATGAGACACACTGGGGTCAGGCCGTATAAGTGTCCGCATTGCTCGTATTCGGCGATTCAGAGCAGTGCTTATAAAAATCATCTGAGGGCTAAACATCCGAAATTGTCAGGGGTTTTTACTTGTGAAATTTGCTCTTTTAAAACTGTCAAGAAGGAGAGCTATATGGAACATGTTGGGGATCATGAGAAGAGGTTGATTAAGACTACTAATCAGaaaaatggtaattttatttttgataaattaatggAGTTAATTACGAGATAGGATTTGGAgtagaaaagaaaattagGAATTTAACAACGcacatgaaaataaaattagaaaatctatatagtttttaatttttgtgtgttacaatattaattaattaatttgaatattttattaattaatatgtaCGATTTTTATGGTACTGAAatctaaaatctaaaaatcttttgattttttctcattaattaaattagagttaaaaagatgttttttttttaatttcatttgtagttttttaaatcttttgtggaatttttatttcaatttttttgtaacaattttgaattagaattaaaaaaatattttttttaaatttcacttgcaatttttcaaattttatgtggaaattttgttttaatttttttaagaaaaaaaataaaaaattgttagatgtttgcttaattaattttcaccgcttttaaaaaattgtgatatattttgaaatttatatgattaattatgttaaattttattttataagtaatgcaaaaaatgttatatattttttacttttattttcgtGTATTAGATCCCTGATTTAAGACTTAAAAGTCGGAACGTCGCTGATTTAATCATAAGTggtttttccaaaaaatttctttcgaCATTTTTGCAAGGACATGTCTATTCATACGTAAAAAAGTCCTGATAAATCCACGCCGCGTGAATGTAAGGGCCTTAAATCCACGCTGCGTAAATGTAAAGGCCCTTATATTCACGCTGCGTGGATTTATCAGGATTTTTTTGCGTGTGAATAGACACATCTTTTTTGCGATTAATACTTACTAGTAACCttacagtcactatgtgactgccgggacttgtgaactattaataaatataattttgcattattaaacaatgacttttgttaaatcgcattgtactttcttaaatattgacatttttaaagatataaactcatcccgatgtaacactcatcaagagctttcatttgagtacccacatgcatttttgatatatttttcatatatatatatatatatatatatatatatatatatatatatatatatatatatatatatatatatatatatatatatatatatatatatatatatataatttactattttttccgaagatcggtgtttttactaaataaagagttctatatttcaaagccattattcccgatccaaattgatgttagactaatttttaaattttacattaaatttttatttattaaattctttaaattttaatttttacttattatttattttcaccacaTTATTGTCGGTAATAGCACTCATACCATCCTTgggtgaatatatctaacaattaaaaatctttattttaatttaagattaagcaaAGATGTTATATTCTTTACTCAGTGAGACTTTTTTCGgccaccgaaaaaataataactcggAAATGCTCagaccaggaatcgaacctggatcttttggtgtcgtgatatatatatatatatatatatatatatatatatatatcgcgttattaaaaccataagggcgtatctcAAAATATTCTGcagaaccataagggcgtataagaaaattttttttgctccaatcaatgtaaaaatgttgaaaacatTAACATCTatggaaaaaatgaaaaaaaaaatttttttttgtgatacgcccttatggttttaagaaaacatttttctaaaaccataagggcgtatcctgttttttcgttttattatcaattataggtcagagtaagaaaaaaaattgcaaaagtaATAGAATAGAAATGATCACTCCACAACTCAATTtatatcaacaaatatttatttgagtgaaaaaacgaatgaaaaattaagaaaaaataaattcataacaactTGAGAACAATCGGTATGTCttcaagttaataaaattagcctcAAAGTTTTTCAacattgactttttttttacttcagatctatttacaattaacaaaAGAGTTTTGTAAGCCATTAAGAActgtaattttgaaaaaaatcattcaaaaaGAACTTTGTTCTTGAGAATTGTTATGATTCTTCAATACCAATATCTTGAAGCAAGTTTGATGATCTAAATCATTTTTGTACATCAGGCACTGTCCCACAAAATATCATCGGTATtatcaaagtttaattttcagCTATGGtcatagtttataaatttttttgtcattatctagttatgttaaaaaaaaaattaaaaaatctttttttttatttttataatcttggACACAGATGATCCTGACGATGGAGATGACATTGGACTAATAcctttatgaatttatttttccttaattttttttattagttttttcacttaaataaatatttgttgacatAAATTAAGTTGTGAAGTGATAATTTCTATTagctttgcaatttttttttttactttgacctataattgataataaaccgaaaaaacaggatacgcccttatgactttagaaaaatgttttcttaaaaccataagggcgtatcacataaaaaattttttttttcgttttttctgTAGATGTTAatgttttcaacatttttacattgattggagcaaaaaaaatttttttatacgcccttatggttctgcagaaccataagggcgtatattttgagatacgcccttatggttttagtaacgcgatatataacatatataaatatatgaaaaattgatatgagtactcaaatgaaaggtcttgaggagtgtaatgtcggggtgagcttatatctttaaaaatgtcaatagttcaccaaatacaaggtcatttcttaattatgtatctagagatagagcattttcgaattaccttgtatcttgtgaactattgacgtttttaaagatataagcacatcaattttttatatatttttttgccctccgggcggaaagtggcaactttcgtcccgctgtgctaaacaaagttgccgctttccgccctCGTCGgacaaaatagtatattacacacctagggaagtaaataagaaagcctcagatcacatgtttgttgacctcggcttcgcctcggattacatgtgatctgagacatttcttactttacttccctaggtgtgtaatatactattatatatttatatatatgtatatataaaaaatatatcaaaaatgcttgtgggtactcaaatgaaatctcttgatgagtttaacatcgggatgagcttatatcgatgttacttaatatttataattaatttttatttcaagtcaattatttaaaaatatcagagtttagtaattgataattttttttctagtttcAGATGCCAATAATGTTGAAGTGTTTCTCGGCAATATGGCTGCAGCCCACCTGATACTAGAtgcattttcaaaaaaagataaagaaATAGAAGCGACTCTAATGTCATCGTCGACGTCGGCTGACGGTACATCTCAGACGATAACGATACAAATACCGTCGACGCATTTGGGAAACTCGTTGCCGATCGGGGATAATGCTATCAAAAGTAATATTAGTATTAgcaataatgttaataatactaataataataataataattcgacGATCGAGCAAGAAGACGATGAAACAATGCATTGTTTTCTGAAAATTCCAcacgaagaagaagaaaatattGACACGGGTGGTATTACTATTCCAGCGGAACCTGAAGATATTGAACCAACGATTCTCAATATTGAATCTTAAagtgatattaattttaatgtataAATATTCATGTACacaatattttgttttaaataattaattaaaaattcactgACGTTGTTGATTATTGATGAACTAGTCAGGAATTTTCTTCAAGTCAGtcttatatcttttttttttgtaaaaaaggtttaaattaaaaatcatagtTGATTTTGATAACTAGTTGATGACAACTGAAATAATTGTATGTTTTggtggtttatttatttataatataataaaacgaTACAAGTTtacaataaaaagttaaaataattgtttatggAAGCCGTTGAAAGTATCAATTAAAACGCATTGTTTTGTGGAATACTTACGTCggtgtaaataaaaagtatgttGTATTGTACAATTTTGAGGaggttgataaatttaatagttatCACTCAGATAACTtgggattatttttttcgttgaTATATTAACActgagaattattttttaaatattgatatttattaacagtccTTGAGAAGTTCTCCGAAATATGCAGTCAGAGCTACTAGTTTTCGATCTAGAAAATTTTGCTCAACTTCAACACCACCTCCAGGCCCTGCTAGAATCGCGAGctgcaatttatttattattaatacaaattaataaaattatttcaaaatacagttactgatttttttagatttttaaaaatttgtaataaaaaaatttactcttgaaattaataagaaatttgacttagatattgaaaataaattaaaaaaaaaaaaattatttttcaagaactAAAGAATGTATAAATagatctgaaaaattttcaattactgTACTTttggaaaattgaaaaaaaaaaaaaaaaaaaaaaaaccttaaaattacttgaaaatttggtaaatatttacaagtgggatcaacacttttaatttttttgaacgaaatttctatttgattttattgatatattttttttaaatacataaaaaaatgaatagttaaaaaaaaaaaattgattattacaattttaacaaattttcaaaaaaattataaattttttagaaaattgtgatattcaacctttttttttttttttaattgttcgtttttttacttatgtacttttcaaaaaaaatatatcaaaaaaagataaaatagaaattttatcataaaaaagttAGAGCCAAAATTTCTTCCAACTTTcaaagatgattttttaattgaaatttaattttttgatattttcgaTATCACCACCATAAATCCGCCGCAAAAACAAagaagttacaaaaaaaaaaattatccatcaattcatctattttttatggccaaaaataggtctgaccccacttgtaaatataccgaaaatttttttatttttcttaaaaaataaaccagGTCTAgaaaacgatttttaaaaaattgcatttctaattttttagtttttaagaattgaatttttaaaataagtttttttaggtgtaatttattaataaaaagatttctaaaattgtctctcaatttcagcatcataaaaaatctctaaattaaattaattcttgatgaaaattaatttagcaggtatttattaaattttaggaatttttgtaacaaataaattatagccaaattttttttttttaaattgacgtagaaataaaaaaaaaataataatgccatttttaaaaaataatttttcgtaaaaaatttgttaaaaaaattacagaattgTCAagtgctaactttaatataattaaatggcattaaagttagctgtcactttacaattttttaattttaaacaaaaaaatttgttccaaaaaataattttttacaaattgaatttttcattttttaaaatttctacatgtcaatttttttttctaattttttttgccataatttattagttataaaattcttaaaattattaaatatgtgctaaattaaatgaaatttaatttagcagatatttgataattttaagaattttttaaataaacaaatagcaaaaaaaaaattgacatagaaatttaaaaaagctaaaaatgcaattttttaaaaataatttttcagaataaattagtttgttaaataaaataaaaaaattgtcaagtgactgctaactttaatgtcattaaattaattttcatta
The sequence above is drawn from the Cotesia glomerata isolate CgM1 linkage group LG4, MPM_Cglom_v2.3, whole genome shotgun sequence genome and encodes:
- the LOC123263447 gene encoding zinc finger protein 729-like isoform X2 yields the protein MMSEDMSDTSYLTYEINGSQFVFQTPSSLVEVGGLVNPTSKDVNVNFISKNQEINPDPIYNLEEENIPIVCVDGVIYALQNGQLQELDLSRLQSNGEGQVFMVPETENLVDLKEDPEINLERYSLQEGLNVEAETIEDFKLDRDCEEALNANDFVEVVAAFKCKICPFTTQDRGQLLKHFQTVHANPASDSDSKVEDPVKSDEVKLVYMCGACSNCFPSMEDCREHMIKDHQLTEGEGAVDADEEKQDIKRIEDPPAQKEIKKINNKLVSKVSKSTNDEYASNKKKLETKERNVKCNYRGCIHKFSSEELMQKHVLCHVDSQNANVFKCNTCTDLMFTKWRSCCMHLWKKHNVDIDLLCCSVCKSYKSVSSVKLLTHMRVHSENKDYECPECGKCFKQASQLRNHRIMHMDRKSADAPRWYTSKTCEMCGKTYADSKCLKNHIQAVHSKLRPYVCTVCGHSSARKAMLQMHLRQHTGDKPFNCDKCPFKTGDHNSLRRHIMRHTGVRPYKCPHCSYSAIQSSAYKNHLRAKHPKLSGVFTCEICSFKTVKKESYMEHVGDHEKRLIKTTNQKNVSDANNVEVFLGNMAAAHLILDAFSKKDKEIEATLMSSSTSADGTSQTITIQIPSTHLGNSLPIGDNAIKSNISISNNVNNTNNNNNNSTIEQEDDETMHCFLKIPHEEEENIDTGGITIPAEPEDIEPTILNIES
- the LOC123263447 gene encoding zinc finger protein 91-like isoform X1; the encoded protein is MMSEDMSDTSYLTYEINGSQFVFQTPSSLVEVGGLVNPTSKDVNVNFISKNQEINPDPIYNLEEENIPIVCVDGVIYALQNGQLQELDLSRLQSNGEGQVFMVPETENLVDLKEDPEINLERYSLQEGLNVEAETIEDFKLDRDCEEALNANDFVEVVAAFKCKICPFTTQDRGQLLKHFQTVHANPASDSDSNSNLLKVEDPVKSDEVKLVYMCGACSNCFPSMEDCREHMIKDHQLTEGEGAVDADEEKQDIKRIEDPPAQKEIKKINNKLVSKVSKSTNDEYASNKKKLETKERNVKCNYRGCIHKFSSEELMQKHVLCHVDSQNANVFKCNTCTDLMFTKWRSCCMHLWKKHNVDIDLLCCSVCKSYKSVSSVKLLTHMRVHSENKDYECPECGKCFKQASQLRNHRIMHMDRKSADAPRWYTSKTCEMCGKTYADSKCLKNHIQAVHSKLRPYVCTVCGHSSARKAMLQMHLRQHTGDKPFNCDKCPFKTGDHNSLRRHIMRHTGVRPYKCPHCSYSAIQSSAYKNHLRAKHPKLSGVFTCEICSFKTVKKESYMEHVGDHEKRLIKTTNQKNVSDANNVEVFLGNMAAAHLILDAFSKKDKEIEATLMSSSTSADGTSQTITIQIPSTHLGNSLPIGDNAIKSNISISNNVNNTNNNNNNSTIEQEDDETMHCFLKIPHEEEENIDTGGITIPAEPEDIEPTILNIES